From Arachis stenosperma cultivar V10309 chromosome 2, arast.V10309.gnm1.PFL2, whole genome shotgun sequence, one genomic window encodes:
- the LOC130963148 gene encoding B3 domain-containing transcription factor ABI3-like has protein sequence MKSEVEVNDAGFGTMDDANNNTNKNIEEDLSEVNYEWFHEDPNLFYDDFPPLPDLPCISSPPSSSSSSSSSFSSSKPAEKPITACSSSSSASSSSSSSCAALRKDMQKPNNTNITETEVPLCSTTSMDISQTAMDSNPLFPNNVVGDCMDMMDMEMEPFGFIDFLEEQNNADFFDPDSIFQHNFLQTENESEIPSLQQNQFTQQPPPAPEAEEGVTNNNREEGEMVIHHEDDGNDEMSSVFLEWLKTNKDKISASDLRSVKLKKSTIESAAKRLGGGKQGMKRLLKLILEWVQTNHLKNKNPIESSSNPNNCFNKPQLSPLPPPCIYASHNPALMVQYPPQPAYVTDAGADYINNKNSWPNSQLNSFTTHYNQPFGNNHLLPAVLYGNQYPYQLFYGNGNCGGGGGDHGWRRLGPLATKEARKKRMARQRKCSSNQRQNNHWGQPQNQSQVADTVTGAENWVCWQGVAGAAAPAPAPAPALPAEPQPASLGQNHGHQGRGSSDKRPQGWKSSEKNLKFLLQKVLKQSDVGSLGRIVLPKKEAETHLPELDARDGISIDMEDIGTSQVWNMRYRYWPNNKSRMYLLENTGDFVKANGLQEGDFIVIYSDVKCGKFMIRGVKVRQAAGTKSETKKAAGKSQKNQHTVVNGPNNNATSSSRDQPKMKI, from the exons ATGAAGAGTGAAGTGGAAGTTAATGATGCAGGTTTTGGAACCATGGATGATGCTAACAACAACACTAATAAGAACATAGAAGAAGATCTAAGTGAAGTGAATTACGAGTGGTTTCATGAAGATCCAAACTTGTTCTACGACGATTTCCCTCCTCTCCCTGATCTTCCATGCATCTCATCACCACcatcatcgtcatcatcatcatcatcatctttttcaTCATCAAAGCCAGCAGAGAAACCCATCACTGCATGTTCTTCATCTTCCTCtgcttcttcatcatcatcatcgtcatgTGCGGCTCTCAGAAAAGACATGCAGAAACCCAACAACACAAACATTACTGAAACAGAAGTACCTTTGTGTTCCACTACTTCCATGGATATCTCACAAACCGCCATGGATAGTAATCCACTGTTCCCAAATAACGTTGTTGGTGATTGCATggatatgatggatatggaaaTGGAGCCTTTTGGGTTCATAGACTTCTTAGAAGAGCAAAACAACGCTGATTTCTTTGACCCCGACTCCATTTTCCAACACAACTTTCTCCAAACTGAAAATGAAAGTGAAATCCCATCATTACAACAAAACCAATTCACACAACAACCACCACCAGCACCAGAGGCAGAGGAAGGTGTTACCAACAACAACAGAGAGGAGGGTGAAATGGTAATTCATCACGAGGATGACGGAAACGATGAAATGAGCAGTGTGTTCTTGGAATGGCTAAAGACCAACAAGGACAAAATCTCAGCGAGTGATTTGAGAAGTGTGAAGCTGAAGAAATCAACGATCGAATCCGCAGCGAAGCGATTGGGCGGAGGAAAACAAGGGATGAAGCGTTTGCTAAAGCTTATTCTTGAATGGGTTCAAACCAACCACCTCAAGAACAAGAACCCAATTGAATCTTCCTCAAACCCTAATAATTGCTTCAATAAACCCCAATTATCACCACTACCACCACCATGCATTTATGCCTCTCATAATCCTGCTTTAATGGTGCAGTATCCTCCACAACCTGCTTATGTTACTGATGCTGGTGCTGATTATATCAATAATAAGAATTCATGGCCTAATTCTCAGTTAAATAGTTTTACTACCCATTACAACCAACCATTTGGGAACAATCATCTTCTCCCTGCGGTTCTTTATGGGAATCAGTACCCTTATCAGTTGTTTTATGGAAATGGAAAttgtggtggtggtggcggtGATCATGGATGGCGGAGATTAGGTCCTTTGGCTACCAAAGAAGCCAGGAAGAAGAGGATGGCGAGGCAGAGAAAGTGTTCATCAAATCAGAGGCAGAACAATCACTGGGGCCAGCCACAGAATCAGAGCCAAGTTGCTGATACGGTAACCGGAGCCGAAAATTGGGTGTGTTGGCAGGGTGTGGCGGGGGCAGCTGCTCCTGCTCCTGCTCCTGCTCCTGCGCTTCCAGCCGAACCACAGCCAGCTTCTTTAGGCCAGAATCATGGTCATCAAGGTCGTGGATCGTCCGATAAACGACCACAG GGGTGGAAGTCATCAGAGAAGAACTTGAAATTTCTTCTCCAAAAGGTTTTGAAGCAAAGTGATGTTGGTAGCTTGGGAAGGATAGTCTTGCCAAAA aAAGAGGCAGAAACTCATTTGCCAGAATTGGATGCAAGAGATGGAATTTCTATTGACATGGAAGACATTGGAACTTCTCAAGTTTGGAATATGCGCTATAG ATACTGGCCAAACAATAAAAGCAGGATGTATCTGCTTGAGAACACTG GAGATTTCGTGAAAGCCAATGGACTCCAAGAAGGAGACTTTATAGTGATATATTCAGATGTGAAATGTGGCAAATTT ATGATAAGAGGCGTGAAAGTGAGGCAAGCAGCTGGGACGAAATCGGAGACCAAAAAAGCAGCAggaaaatcacagaaaaaccaACATACAGTTGTTAATGGTCCAAACAACAATGCTACTTCATCTTCACGTGATCAGCCgaaaatgaaaatttaa